A stretch of Branchiostoma lanceolatum isolate klBraLanc5 chromosome 14, klBraLanc5.hap2, whole genome shotgun sequence DNA encodes these proteins:
- the LOC136448083 gene encoding procollagen C-endopeptidase enhancer 1-like: MKTFALVLLYLGAAAAQVCTVNQFQCANGNCIPLLWECDDFNDCIDNSDEQNCADTGGSQCLSNQFQCLNGGCIYSSWVCDGDNDCGDMSDEQNCNGGPGGSTPLAACGGNLNGTYGSISPAYDDNLDCIWTISAPAGFFVELEFTAFDIEDGGASCSYDYVAVYDGPDTSAELIGKFCGSTIPAPIHSHGNILTVRFVTDRSVTETGFRLIYTTTDEHPVHPSGCGGPESLTDPTGNFSSMNFPNNYDNNAQCQWEIEVEAGMRINLIFTAFDLEPERLCPQSNDYVEIFENDVSQGRHCGNVQLPPTTSTGNTLKVVFYSDSSTTATGFMAQYVTIP, translated from the exons ATGAAGACTTTCGCGCTGGTATTACTCTATTTGGGAGCCGCAGCCG CCCAGGTGTGCACTGTCAACCAGTTCCAGTGTGCCAACGGTAACTGTATCCCCCTCCTCTGGGAATGTGATGACTTCAACGACTGTATAGACAATAGCGACGAGCAGAATTGCGCAG ATACCGGTGGCAGCCAATGCTTGTCAAACCAGTTCCAGTGCCTGAATGGCGGCTGCATATACAGCAGCTGGGTTTGTGACGGTGACAACGACTGTGGCGATATGAGCGACGAGCAGAACTGCAACGGCGGACCGGGGGGATCCACCCCGCTGGCGGCGTGTGGGGGCAACCTGAACGGGACCTACGGCAGCATCAGCCCAGCGTACGACGACAACTTGGACTGTATCTGGACCATCAGCGCACCCGCGGGCTTCTTCGTCGAGCTGGAGTTCACGGCCTTTGACATCGAGGATGGCGGAGCCTCCTGCAG CTATGACTACGTTGCCGTGTACGACGGCCCCGACACCAGCGCGGAGCTGATCGGTAAGTTCTGCGGCAGCACCATCCCGGCCCCGATCCACTCTCACGGCAACATCCTGACCGTCAGGTTCGTCACCGATAGAAGCGTCACAGAGACCGGCTTCAGGCTGATCTACACCACCACCGACGAGCATCCCGTGCACC CGTCTGGCTGTGGCGGTCCCGAGTCGCTGACTGATCCAACCGGCAACTTCAGCAGCATGAACTTCCCCAACAACTACGACAACAACGCGCAGTGCCAGTGGGAG aTCGAGGTGGAGGCGGGAATGAGGATCAACCTCATCTTCACCGCCTTTGACCTTGAACCGGAAAGACTCTGTCCTCAGTCCAACGACTACGTGGAAATCTTCGAGAACGACGTTTCTCAAG GTCGCCATTGCGGCAACGTACAGCTGCCCCCGACCACTTCTACTGGCAACACGCTGAAGGTGGTGTTCTACAGCGACAGTAGCACCACTGCGACGGGCTTTATGGCGCAGTATGTGACCATCCCGTGA
- the LOC136448085 gene encoding procollagen C-endopeptidase enhancer 1-like translates to MKTFALVLLCIGAAAAQLCFFDEFECANNGCIPNNWICDGDNDCGDMSDEQNCANGGCGDGQFGCANGNCINEDYVCDGDNDCNDISDELNCNGGTALTTCGGFLNETTGSISPPYDDNMDCIWTISAPTGFYIELDFTAFDLEGGGSSCSYDYVAVYDGPDTSAELIGKFCGSGIPAPIHSHGNILTVRFRTDRSVTETGFVLVYTTTDEHPIHPSGCGGPESLTDPTGNFSSMNFPNNYDNNAQCQWEIEVEDGMRINLIFTAFDLEPERLCPTSNDYVEIFENDVSLGRHCGNIQLPPTTSTGNTLKVVFYSDSSTTATGFLAQYVTIP, encoded by the exons ATGAAGACGTTCGCTCTAGTGTTGCTTTGTATCGGAGCCGCAGCCG CTCAACTATGCTTTTTCGACGAGTTTGAGTGCGCCAACAACGGCTGCATCCCCAACAACTGGATCTGCGATGGCGACAACGACTGTGGAGACATGAGCGACGAACAGAACTGCGCCA ATGGAGGATGTGGCGACGGCCAGTTTGGGTGCGCCAACGGCAACTGCATCAATGAAGACTACGTCTGTGACGGTGACAACGACTGCAATGACATCAGCGACGAACTGAACTGCAATG GCGGTACCGCTCTGACCACGTGTGGAGGGTTCCTGAACGAGACGACTGGCAGCATCAGCCCTCCGTACGATGACAACATGGACTGTATCTGGACCATCAGCGCACCCACAGGCTTTTACATTGAGCTGGATTTCACGGCCTTTGACCTTGAAGGAGGCGGATCATCCTGCAG CTATGACTACGTTGCCGTGTATGACGGCCCCGACACCAGCGCGGAGCTGATCGGTAAGTTCTGCGGCAGCGGCATCCCGGCCCCGATCCACTCTCACGGCAACATCCTGACCGTCAGGTTCCGAACCGACAGAAGCGTCACTGAGACCGGCTTCGTTCTTGTCTACACAACTACAGACGAGCATCCCATTCACC CGTCTGGCTGTGGCGGTCCCGAGTCGCTGACTGATCCAACCGGCAACTTCAGCAGCATGAACTTCCCCAACAACTACGACAACAACGCGCAGTGCCAGTGGGAG ATCGAGGTGGAGGATGGAATGAGGATCAACCTCATCTTCACCGCCTTTGACCTTGAACCGGAAAGACTCTGTCCAACGTCCAACGACTACGTGGAAATCTTCGAGAACGACGTTTCTCTTG GTCGCCATTGCGGCAACATACAGCTGCCCCCGACCACTTCTACCGGCAACACGCTGAAGGTGGTGTTCTACAGCGACAGTAGCACCACTGCCACGGGCTTTTTGGCGCAGTACGTGACCATCCCGTAA